The sequence CCCAGATGCGACACCTCGACCCTCACTTTATTTTCCCTGGAGAGGCGAATGGCCTCCTTCACGGCGTCAATGCACCGATCGTCGTCGTAACGGATGTGAACGGTGACGATCCGGTCCCCAAACTCCGCGACGACGCCCGCCAGAGCGCTGATTTCCTCGAAGGAAGCGCCGGGAGCGTACTCCAGCCCCAGTGAAAGCCCCCTTGCGCCCTGCCGGAGCCCTTCGCGAAGAAGGCCGCGCATTTTGTCAATTTCTTCGGGGGTGGCCGCCGAGTACCTGTCGGCGCGTCCAACCTCCTCCCGCAGCCCGGCGCAGTTGCCCACCAGGTACGACAGATGCAGCCAGGGATGGGGGCGGGCGGCGGCGGCTTTTCCGAACAGCGGTCCGCTTCCGCAGTTGCCGGCGACAGCGGTGGTGACGCCCTGCCGGATCAGGCAATGCTGAACCGTGTCGGGGTCCGCGAAATTTTCGTCGTGCATGTGAAGGTCCACGAACCCCGGAACCACCCAGAGCCCCGCCGCGTCGAAGATGAAATCCGCTTCCACCTGCGCGTCGGCCGGCAGAATCGCCGCGACTCTGCCGTTTTTTATGGCGATTGAAGCCGGAGAAGGCCCTTCTTCCTTTTCCGTCATGCTGAAGAAGGCGCCTCCTCTGATCAGAATATCCATTGTAAATTCTGCGAAAACGGCCTGACGACTAGAAGGGCCCAAGTTCGATCACGGCCGCGACGTAGCACATGACGCAGCCGATAAGCGTCCAGATCACCATGAGGGGCCATACGAACTTGACCCACTTTTCGTAGGGCAGCTTGGCCATTGCGAGTACGCCCATCATCGACGCCGAGGTGGGGATAATGGAGTTGGAGAAGCCGTCGCCGTAGTGGAACGCCATTACCGCCGTCTGACGGGTGAGACCGATGAGGTCGGCCAAAGGCGTCATGATCGGCATCGTGGTCGCCGCCTGTCCGGAGCCGGAGGGGATGAAGAAGTTGATGACCGACTGCACCAGGAACATCGCTATGGCGGACAGTCCGCGGGGCACCGAGGCCACCAGCGCGGCCAGGGAATGGATGATGGTGTCGATGATGTGGCCGTTCTCCAAAGTGACGAGAATGGCGCGGGAAACCCCAACCGCCAGCGCGCCGAAGGCGATGTCGCCGCAGCCTCTGACAAAGGTTCGCGCCAGTTCGCTGGGGGCCACGCCTCCCACAAGCCCGCCGATGATTCCCATGGCCAGAAACACCGTCGCCAGCTCCATAATGTAGTAGTCCAGCTTCATCACGCCGTACAGCATGTAACCCAGGAACCCGACGATGATCACCAGCACAATGGCGTGCCGCGTGGTGAAAACGATGTTGTCCAGCGACCGCTCGTCGCCCTCCTGCTTCGCCAGCCCGTACACATAGCTTTTCGTAGGATCGGCCCTGACCTTTTTGGCATAGTGAAGGGTGTAGGCCACAGCGGAGATATAGAGCAAAATATGTCCGATGATTCTAAACTGCCAGCCGGAGAAGAGGGGCAGTTCCGCGATGGTCTGGGCGACGCCCACCGTAAAGGGGTTGGCGATTCCTCCCGAAAAACCTATGGCGGCCCCCATCTGAAGCATGGCCATGCCGACGATGTCGTCGTATCCCACGGCCCGGGCCAGCGCCACGCCAATGGGGACGAAGACCATCACCTCCTCCGACATTCCCATGGTGGCCCCCATAATGGAAAAGAGAAGCATGACCACAGGAATCATCAGGTTTTCCTTGCCTTTGACGGCCACAATGGCCCGGCTCAGACCAGCGTCGATGGCCCCCGTGGACTGGAGCATCATGAACACGCCGCCGCAGATAAAGATGAAGAAGGAGATTTCCGCGGCCTTCACCATCCCGGTGGGGACGGCGTTGAAGAGCTGGAAAGGCGTTACCGGCGTTCGCTCCACGCTGTGGAAGGACTCCGCGTTGACCAGCGTTCTTCCCGTGCGCTCGTCCTTCGCCCTGTCGTACACCCCGGGGGGAAGCACGTAGCTCCCTATTGCCGCCAGAAGAATAAACGTAAACAGTATGACGTAGGTATGCGGAACTTTAATTTTCTTCTTTACTGCAACTTCCGCCATTTGACACACACTTCCCTTCCATAAAGTTGTTTCTCAGAATTGTTTTTCGAGATGCCTGTGCTGTCTTTACGTTTTTTCTTTCATTGTTTTTTCTTTCAATGCGTTTATTACACTTTACGCTTTTTTCGCTCTTTCAAAACTTTCTTTTATCTGCTCCCGAAGGCGGGGGTCGATAAGGACCTTCAGACCG comes from Synergistaceae bacterium and encodes:
- a CDS encoding amidohydrolase family protein, encoding MDILIRGGAFFSMTEKEEGPSPASIAIKNGRVAAILPADAQVEADFIFDAAGLWVVPGFVDLHMHDENFADPDTVQHCLIRQGVTTAVAGNCGSGPLFGKAAAARPHPWLHLSYLVGNCAGLREEVGRADRYSAATPEEIDKMRGLLREGLRQGARGLSLGLEYAPGASFEEISALAGVVAEFGDRIVTVHIRYDDDRCIDAVKEAIRLSRENKVRVEVSHLG
- a CDS encoding AbgT family transporter, with translation MAEVAVKKKIKVPHTYVILFTFILLAAIGSYVLPPGVYDRAKDERTGRTLVNAESFHSVERTPVTPFQLFNAVPTGMVKAAEISFFIFICGGVFMMLQSTGAIDAGLSRAIVAVKGKENLMIPVVMLLFSIMGATMGMSEEVMVFVPIGVALARAVGYDDIVGMAMLQMGAAIGFSGGIANPFTVGVAQTIAELPLFSGWQFRIIGHILLYISAVAYTLHYAKKVRADPTKSYVYGLAKQEGDERSLDNIVFTTRHAIVLVIIVGFLGYMLYGVMKLDYYIMELATVFLAMGIIGGLVGGVAPSELARTFVRGCGDIAFGALAVGVSRAILVTLENGHIIDTIIHSLAALVASVPRGLSAIAMFLVQSVINFFIPSGSGQAATTMPIMTPLADLIGLTRQTAVMAFHYGDGFSNSIIPTSASMMGVLAMAKLPYEKWVKFVWPLMVIWTLIGCVMCYVAAVIELGPF